The nucleotide window GAGGGACAGCGATCACGGCGAGGGTTTGCCTAGTTGGACTCATTGACTCTCTATGAAACTTTTTTTTCTCACATAGGCGGTGGCAGAAAATTTGTAAATTTGGCCATCTTTGATGGTCGTTCTCTTATTGATTAAAAATAATAATTTTAATTAACATGATAAACTAGGCGATGAAAAATAATCAAATTGAGAGTTACCTGAAAGAACATGTGGTAACTCTGCAATCACCATAAAAGAGCTTATAAATTTTATGTTTGAACTATGTATTTTTTTTCTGAATAAGTTTTGTCTGTGTGCTATATTCATTGTTATGTGTGTATATGTGGTCAAATGACCTGACATGCATGTCGTTGTATGGATTTGCGATTTTCAAACTTTTTTGGTTGCTATAACTTTTCTTTCATCTCACGCCTTCACCGCTTAATTATGGTGTACTATAACTAAGTGTTTGCAATAAGCCATGCTTGTCACGGTTGTGACCGGCATGAGCACGTCCAGGTCAAGTCCATGGAGGGTGTGGGCATTGTCTGGGCATTGTGCGGCGCGTGTGTGCCCTCCGGGTCCGGCTCTTGTaaggcagcagctgttagctagAGTTGTGGGCTGTTAGTGCATGGCAATGCATGGCTGAGTTTGTTAGCCCAGGTGAGTACGTGCTAGTACTGGCCGGGTGATCCGCGCGTGCGTGTGTTAGTGGCCGGTGTGGCCGTGGCTGTGTGCGTGCTTAAGGCTATTTATAGATCCCGCGGTGTGTGTAGAAAAAGTAGAGGAGGTAGGAGAGATGTTAGTCTCCAGTAGTCTCTCGTGTGGGTGTGGCGTCGGAATGAGCCGAGCCTAGGAAAACTAGAGATGAGCGTAATCTCCGCAGGGACCATGGTGTGCGCCCGGTCGGCAGGAGAGAGAGCTCCTATGGGTAGGCTACGATCTGTTGCCAAACCTGGATATGTGCCCAGTAAAGTAAGGCCGTTCCTGCGGCCGAGGCGCCGTTCATGCGGCCGAGACGTTTGTGGGTCGGGAAAATCGTGTTTTCCATCTTCCACCTTCATTGGTGCGAATGAGAGATAGAGAGAGCTGGTTGGAGGTTTGTCCCAACACTAAAGACATACTTAAGCTATCATATTCGAGGTGCGTTTGGCCCATTACTCATCTTGTTAGTAACAAGTAGCATCTTTCCCGTCCAGATCCCTATAATAGCTAAATTAGTTGTGGATCGATGTACATTAATTTGTGGTATACAAAGAAATGGTGATGTGCTGTTTAGTCGTTGTGCTTGGTCGTTAAGCTACAAACAACATCATAGACCGGGCCACTAGTTTACAGAGAGTGACAGTCGTGGACTTTGTCTATTTCAACCATATTGAAGGCGCTACTGGCCAGTATTATGAATCTAATATGTAGCTAGTTGTTATTCTACCAAAGGGGCATTTTGCCTGTTCAGATCCTTATATACAGAAAAAAGAGGTGGTGGTATGTTGTTGCTTAGTCGCTGTGCTCAGCCTTTGAACTAGTCACGCATTTTCTCTTGTTGATTAGCTGACAATGTTGCATTTTCTCTACTTCCATCATGTTTAAGCAAACCTTCTCTTGTTACAGTCAAACACGATACTCTAAGCTACAGGCGTGTAGAAGTTGTCAAGGCAAGCTAATGGAGCAATGGATTAAACAAATAGTGCATTTTAATGTTTAAAAAATATCAAAGCATCTAAGCTAAACACGAAATGGTAGTCCTTATCCGATCCCTATACTAGCATCACACATTCACGTGTCTAGAGTCAACTCTAATGTTGCAATCAAATGATGTGATTAATTAACCATATTGATCTAGAATTTAATTTTCATATAATTCGATTTTCTTCATTGAAAGACGTATACATGGGGATGTGGCTGTCAATATAATTACATGTCTAAAGTTAGCTGGATTATTTGCTATCAGATTCTGCGTGTCTGTTTAGGGCAGAAAAATTGAATGAATACACTATGTATTTCGACTACATTGCGTTGCAGGGACAAGGAGTGACCACTATTATCTTCTCCCATCCGAACTTTTTTTTTTTGCGATTCAAACAAGAGCTTCATCATTAACTAGTAACATGATTACAATCTTGTCTAGTACACCGAAGGATGCTATCCGGCACCTGGTGAATCCAGGCACACTCCGGATTTGATTCAGAAGCAAATTTGGCAACTTTGTGAGCTCCTATATTTGCCTCCCTCTTAACATGGTAAATATCAAAACCACTACATCCTTCTACCAGCTCTTGTATTTCATTGATAATCGACAAGATGCTAGATCTATGATGTTTTCTCGATCTCCAAAAGGACACAAGCTCCTGAGAATCAGTCTCCATTGTTCCTTGCCGAATATTGAGAATCTTCATCATCTTAGCTCCATCTCTACAAGCTAAAGCTTCTGCTGTTAAAACATTAGGGACTGAATCATACCCTTTACTGCTCGCCGCTACTACAGTCTGAATCATACCCTTTACTGCTCGCCGCTACTACAGTGCCATCAGCGTCTCTGATTATGTTTTATTGGTCCTCCACTGCATCCAGGAATATCTAGGTGCTCCGTCTAGTTTTAAATCATGTTTGTTGTTTTATTGGTCGAACTCAATTAATTACCTATCTGATTGAAGTATAAGTAGTCGGATTGTTTCATTCCTCCAGGAAATCGATGGATTAGCTTTACAATTTGAATAGATTCAGACGACGAAATATTGGGATTTTCCAGGATTAGAGCCATGTGGAATCTTCAGATGAAATACAATGATACATTTTGTTATAGATGAGCTACATCCATCACAAATCAATGTTTCAATCTTGACATGCGTATGTGTGATGCAAGTAGTGGTACTCATGGTTACAAACAGCCTGGTTATATTCTCAATAAAAAACTACTCCGTTTACCAATGGTCAAAACGGAAGGATTCAAAGAGAGTTTTTGGTATGCTTCAGAAGCACTTTGGCATCATTCGTGGTCTTGCCGAGTATTGAAACTCCACGGTCCTAGATCACGATGCAAACATGATGCAGAGATCCTCGCAGCGAATCGTAGCATGGAGAACCGAACAGTTCATACCCGTACTCTTGGATGATCTTATTGAGCATCACTGACATCCTCATGGCACTTCATAGTTGTGGTTTTATCATGCTCTTTACTTCAACTGAACCCTTCTGTGTGTTTGAATTTGAATAATTTGATTTGTAAACTTTGAATTTCTAATATTTGTTAATTGTATGAACGTCAATTATTATGTTTAGATTTAATACCTATGAAAAAATATGTAGCTGAAATGTAGTATTTAAATAAAATTAGGAATATTTTGCACAAAAAAATAAGGGAGGGATCGGCTACAAACCACACATTTTTAGAGGAGTAAATAAACTCCTCTAAAATTTACTCGGCCATTTATATCTTAAATTATAGAGGATTGATTAGAGATACTCTTATGATGTAGGTAGTTCCATACTAAAACCCAACTCCCCGACCTAATTTACCAGCATGTCTATGTCTCGGGAAATTGCATGGAAGTAACTAGCTACTTCTTGTCATACGTATGAATGTTGCCACTTGTAGCTAGGAGCTGCAAGTCATGATACGTGCAtctccttgttgcttgtttgcaATACATGGACTTTGTCCACGTCTCGAGGTTACAAATACAAGTCAAATTGCAGCGCTCTACATCGATCTCGAGCCACCACTTCTAGTCATGGCATCTTCCAAGAGTAGTCTTGCATTGTTCGCCCtggccatggccatggccgtGGTAGCCAATGTCTCGTCGCAGAACACCCCGCAGGACTACGTCAACCTGCACAATCGCGCCCGTGCAGCGGACGGCGTCGGCCCTGTGGTGTGGAACAACAACGTGGCCAAGTTCGCGCAGGACTACGCGGCGGAGCGCCGCGCCGACTGCCGGCTGGTGCACTCCGGTGGGCGGTTCGGGGAGAACATCTACTGGGGGTCCTCGCAGCGGATGACCGCAGCCAACGCGGTGAACAGTTGGGTATCTGAGAAGCAGAACTACCATCGCGGCAGCAATACCTGCGACACGGGCAAGGTTTGCGGGCACTACACGCAGGTGGTGTGGCGCAGGTCGACCCGCATCGGCTGCGCCCGCGTGATCTGTGACAGGAACCGGGGCGTCTTCATCATCTGCAGCTACGATCCCCCCGGCAACGTCCGAGGCCGGGGCCCTTTCCTCGCCAAGTAGTACGTGTGTTTGTGTGTGATTTGTGGTATCGTGCttatgtgtgcgtgtgtgtgtgttttatAAAGCGAAAAAACTGTAGTGTGTTTCGAATATTTACGTCTACATATGTTATACGCAAATAAGCACAGTCACCGGCCTGCATGTGTCCATGCCCTGGCTCTGTGGTGCATGTAAATGTAGTCGACGCCCGGCCGTATGCGTCCATTTATATATTTTGTTTTGTTCAAATCTTGAAGTTAGGAAAGATCCAACACAGGCAAATGAACGTCACGCGGAAGCACTGCTGTGCTTTCCTTTCACGCGGATACATTATTCTTGTTTTTGCGTCCACGTACTCATTCGAGATTTCGAGGCGAGAGTTTGGTAGTATTTCTCCGTTTCCGCCCAGATTTAGGCCTGTTTTTTCTTTGGGTTTTCCTTTCCTTCCCGAGAGTTTGGTTGATTTCTTCAGCCCTTTAACGCACCACTCGTACTAGCTAGATGCCGGAGTCATTATGGGGTGACGCGGTGTTGGTTGTCAGGACAGCACCAAGGACATGGATCGACCCGGAACTCCACCGTGTCGCCAAGGACCCGTCAACTGTGAGGCCGCCACGACAAGTAGCACAGCGGTGGCAATGTTGAGAGTGCTGGCCAAGCACAGCGTTGTGCTGCGCCTCCGCCCACGGATTCGCGGTCTACACGCTAGCACGCAGACTGGCACGTCGAGTTCACCAAGTCACAGTTGAGTTGCAAGTCGTGCTCTGGAAGGTGGAGAAGGGTACAAGCGGTGACGGCGTTCTGGCAGGAAGTACCGGTGGGCGGAGCGGTTTGCCGGCTGTGCGGTGGCTGGCTAGACAGGGTTGAAGCACGTAAAGTATTCATGCATGCCTGCATGCATTATCCTGCTATACGGGGTTGGGCAAATCGACTTCCATCATTTTCTTCCATGTTCTTCTAAAAATCGACTAGCGCTGGATACATGCCCGCGGGCCTCCTTATATAGCCATCTATTTCTGCATCATGATTCATGCAAGtacttttctcttttttgtttttcACATAATAGACATGTTTTCAACTTCAAACTTTGCAGCACAACAAAGCTTTCTCACAGGAGTTCTCAATGCCGGAGGAGGACGGTGGGGAGGGACTGTCCTCTCAAACCTCTATTTTATGTTAACACTCTCCCTTGGCCACGCGCATGcggacatgaccgagacacctctccggtcaataaccaatagcggaacctagatgctcatattggtttccacatattctgcgaagatctttatcggtcgtaccgtaatgacaacatacgttattccctttgtcatcggtatgttacttgcccgagattcgatcatcggtatcttcatacctagttcaatctcgttaccggcaagtctccttactcgttccgtaatgcatcatcccacaactaactcattagtcacattgcttgcaaggcttatcatgatgtgcattaccgagagggcccagagatacctctccgatactcagagttaaaaatcctaatctcgatctatgccaacccaacaaacacctctggaaatacctatagagcatctttacaatcacccagttacgttgtgacgtttgatagcataCAAGGTactccttcggtattcgggagttgcataatctcatagtcgacggaatatgtatttgacatgaagaaagcaatagcaataaaacttaacgatcaacatgctaagctaacggatgggtcttgtccgtcacatgatcccgttcatcaaatgacaagacatgtctatggctagaaaacttaaccatctttgattaacgagctagtctagtagaggcttagtagggacactgtgttttgtctatgtatccacacatgtatcaagtttccggttaatacaattctagcatgaataataaacatgtatcatgatataagaaaatataaataacaactttattattacctttagggcatatttccttcagttggaTGTGTCGCAATTTGCATACGGTGTCGAAATTTGTTCAAACATGGCATGGATGCCTACAACGGGCATTCCCACCAACTTACAAAAGTTAGACTTATTTCAAGAATGTCCAAAATTAGACCATATTTAAtggagggtgtcctgccagaagGCACCGTCTGAGAGCGCGTAGTTTCTTGACAACCTTGGAATGACCCCAAGTTTTTCTCATGACCTTGTATCTCTAATTCGAGGCATCATGCCAAGTAGTTTGGGTTTTCGACAAGTTTTGCATTTTCTGTAGTTTTCTTGATAAAAAAATGCTCATAAATGACCGGACCTGTCGCAACTTGCATACGGTATCGAAAATTATTCAAACATGGCATGGAAGCCTAACATGGTCATGCCAACCTGTTCGCAATAGTTGGGGTCATATTAAAAATGTCCAAAAATAGTTCGTTGTTTCGCAAATACCAGGTCGATACGAGTGAACATGGGCCTGCCCATTTTAATCTGTTCATTGCCTCTGAGATGCCATTTTTTGAAACCTTCTAGATGGTTCCAGGTCAGTTTTACCGGTTTGGGAAAAAGTTCATgaatcattttttaattttttttccatttattttttttcttttccaaaaattgtaaagttcataaattttcaacatatttatttatttattcatATTTCCCAAGAAGTTTGAAGAATTCGAAAAATAATCTTGTTTTCAAAAAAGTTCAGAGTTTTAAAATTGTTTGGAATTCAGTTTTTCCCATTTTAAATTGTTTTTCGGAGTTTCAAAATGTGTTCCACTTCCAAAAAAATTGTTTGCCTTTTCATATATTTTTCAAATTTTAAACAATGTTCGCGTTTAAAAAAAGTTGCGTTCAAAATTCCAAAAATGTTCAAATATGTCGTTGTTCATACTCTCCCGGCCCGGGTATATTGGGCACAATGACCAAAACTCTAGGACCAATGCTTCGTCGCGTGGGAGCTCAATACGGGTAATTCTCACCAGTAATCGCGGGCGATTCGTTTTCCTTTTCTATGTTAATTAGTGCCCGTAATTATAGCTGCCACAAAACTCACGCTAATAAAGGCTGCATGCCATGCATGCTAATCTGTTGTAAAAGCAAGCGCCTGCACGACCGATTCCTATTAGActagtcatagtggggagtaatttagagtagtaacatgcatatgttactagtctatgttattACCTTGACAGTGGGTGGTAACATATGTGTTGTGTCATGCATCATTTCATTTATTAGGTTGTAGACTCATCTtttcttgatatgtgtgatgtatcactaactagctatgttaccacatgcctctctttcttcattaattACATGCCACATTATCTATTTTGCCTAAATGAGTGTGATGTTACACtgtatgttactcccactgtggatagtcttaacGTCGCAGCCCTTATCTCGCCATGATATTTAATACTGCATGGCAAGCTTCCTAAACTAGGACAATAGTTTTTAAATTTCTGCGCTGCTAATTAGGCATGGTAGCTTCGTTGATGGAGTGGTTTACCCCTCTGTGTGTGACCGGGAGGTTCTGTGCTCGATTTGTCCTTGGTTGTCTCGGTGCGGGAAAAGACCATCCTATCCTTTGTTTATAAAGGGGTATAAAGAGATTTCCTCCATTGATGTGTTTAGGGGGTTGTATCGAAGAAGAAGTGGACAGAAAATCTGCTAAGCAGCAAACACGCGTAGATTGATGGCTAACAATGGCGCCGCCGCATCCTATCACTTCCTGCACTATCCAGCAACCCCTCAGTGCGTGTTGTGCCCTCATTTACGGTGACGACGGCCGGTCCTCTCGGTccggcccgggctggagcgcggTCGATCCGGTCCCTGAAATCAGGACCGCCCAGCTGGTCAGTATGGTCCGGTCCGGTCCGCCGGCAGCTCGGTCAGGGACCGGACTGGACCGGACCATGTCCGCCCTTAATTCTAACACGGTGTCATGGCAGTCTCAGGTACCTAACTAGACATCTCATTCACTGTCAAGTTCTTGAGTCGATTCATGGAGACTTCATCCAGCGATCACCTCACATCTGTAGAACACTTGTTCCGCTACATCGCCGACACACTGACGCACGAATGCGTGTATTGTCGTGGTGACGAATAAACCTTGGTCTGCTGCAACGACTCGGACCATTGTGGCGAGGTGGACTACATGATTAGCACACGTCAGCTGTGTTGTTCTTCCTCGAAGACAGTCCAGTCAGCTGGCAATCTCAAAAGTAGAAGGTTGTTGCTACTTCTTCGTACGAACCGGGGTACATGGTGGCGGCAACGGCCGCATGCCAGGGAATCTATTACGCGAGGATGAAATTCAGGATCGGACCAGTGCGGCTAGGACATTAGAGTTGATTTTTTTAAGGTAAACATTAGAGTTGATGCAAGTCCATATTCATACTAGGAAACTGTCGGCTGGCATGTACATAGTTTGTCCTATAATAGGACTAGTCTAGTATACAATATAGCAATCAACTACATCCTCTGTTTCGAAATATAaatctttttagagattttaatataaactacatacggaataaaataaataaatttacgctaaaatatgtttatatacatccgtatgtaatCTATACTGAAGTCTCTCTAatgacatatatttaggaaccgAGGAAGTACTAGTTAGTTATAGTGTACGTGAGCAACACCATTTCATCTGTACGCGAGTGTGTTCGTCGCATGTACTACCTGAAGCAGCAGCAGCTGTTTGCTAAATCTAGTAGTTTGGCTATCAAACTCAAGTTTGGATTCCTTTCCTTGCTTCCATTCAGGTTCACCAAACCAGTTATTAGAGTAAccccagccgcgcccccaacaagCCTTCAAAGCGTTTTTTTAGCGCCGGCGACCGAAAATCGGCCCAGTCGCACCCTCAGGATCTCATTTAGCGCCGGTTTGGGCCGAAATAACAACCGGCGACCCCGGGCCGAACCCAAGCGCCCGGGGGTCACCCGAGGGCGCCAGCAGAAGCGAAAAGGGGCGTGGGGCCGCTCTGTCGGCGAGAGAAGGCCCTTTTCCGGCCGTTTCCTCCCGCTTTCCCCCCTCGGCTTCCCTCTCATTCTCCATTCCTCCCGCCattctcctccttctcccctcccAGCCGGccgccatgccgccgaagaagtacGTGGTCCATCGCGCCACGACGGAAGCCAACGCCGCCGCCAcccagccgaagcagaggaagcaGAGGGCGCCGCCGTCCAAGCCCCCGGGCATGTCTAACACCAACTGGAGGGCGGAAGTTCAGCGCCGGGAGGCTGTCACCACCGACCGGCGGAACAGGGCGAACACCAAGAAGGCCCGGTGGTGGAGCAGGCGGAGCACTCGGCCGAACAAACCAAGGCGGGTCGCGcggggatgatgaatccaccTGGCGGCCACGGCCCGTACGCGTCCTGGAGCTAGCAAAGCGTCGGCTCTCCGGCCGGCTTTTCGTCATCACCACAACCCTGGGGTTGCACACTGTTGCTGGGCTACGCCTACGGCGACGCGCACGGCGGGTTCGACCCCAACATCACCTTCCCCCATGGTCACCCGACCCAGCGCACGACCTCGCCCGCTTTCGACGGCGTGCAGTACCCTCCGTACACCTACTCGCCGCCGGCCTACGCAGCCTCCCGATGCCACCTCTCCGCCGTGGCGCGTTGCTCTTCTCACAAGCCTCCTCGTCGCATCTCAGCGACACCGACATGAGGAGgccgacatggacgacatcatcaCGACCGGCTCAGCCGCCGCCGGTGCCTCCCCCGGGTTCACTGCCCGAGACGACACAATGGACCTCAACGACGACATGGACGGCGAGCTCGATTACGGTGAGGAGgagccagaggaggaggagggggggaGGAGGAGCCGGTGCCTGCTCCGGCgtggaaagggaagaagaagcgGGCAGCCAGGACCAATGAGCCGCGCATCAAGTGGGCATCCAAGGAGGACGAGTGCCTCGCCGAAGCGTGGAAAGTCGTCTACCTCGACCCGATCACCGGCACAAACCAGAGCGTCGAGACATATTGGGAGCGCATCAAGGTCGAGTTTGACGAGCTCAAGCTCGTCGGCCCCTACTTCAAAGGCGTCTACATGCAGCGCGGGTCGAAGGCAATGTCGAACCATTGGGGGCTCATCCAAACggcgtgcaacaaatggcatgagatcatcgaggagatCGCGGCTCACCCAGAGAGCGGCGCCAGCATCAAGGATCAGGTATGGCACGCCGGTCTCTCGCTTTTCTTTTCGCCGTCTTTGCGCCCGCCGACTGTTGTTCCTCGACGCAGCTGGTGCGGATGTTCACCATTTTTCGCCAGGACAGCAACGACCAAGATTACAAGTACCTCCACGTCTTCAAGCGGATCAAGaagtgcgagaagtgggcggATGTCCGGCGCACCCTGTTCAAGGCCAAGGAGACGTACAAGCCGGACACGCCAACGCCGGGCGCGGCCGACGGGTGCTCGGACGACAACAAAGGGGCCAAAAGGGGGAAACACGCCGAGTCGGCTACCGCATGTGTGCAAGAGTCCATCGAGCATTGCCTCGCCGACGCCCAGACCCGGGCCGCCCAGCAGGAAGAGAAAAACCAAGGCGCGGTGGTCGGTGTTGATGACGAACAACGTCGTCAAGCTCGACCTGCTCCGGACCAACGTCGCCGCGAAGAGGAACACCGACCTGGCTTTCCTGATGGGCGGGGCGGACAAGCTCCGGAGCGATGACCCGCAGCTCAAGGCGTGGTACCTAGCGGAGCGCGGCCTCATCCTGAACCAGATGCCATTGACGGCGCCACCAACTTCCACGCCGACGCCAACGCCGACGCCAAGCGCGAGCGATGATGCCTCCACGACGCCCAGCAGCACAGAAGCCGCGCCGACGCCGCCCAGCCCGCGCACGCCGACTCCTCCGACGCCGGAGGCCGACACCGCCGTTTGATGCATTGACTACGCGTCATTTATTTTTGTACGCCGAACTGTGGCAAGGTGATTGTCGAACTGTGGCGCTGATCGCCGGACTTGTGACGTTTTTTGGGAGCTGGAATGGACCAAGTTTGAATTTGTGATGCCTTGGGGGCGGCACCTGGGGGCATGATTAGGACCTAGATCGCCCCGAGGGCCTAAAAATCGCCGGGAGAGCGCCGGCCTATGTGCTAGGAGGCCGAACGAGTGGAGATGCTCTTAGTTGATCATCGTCTCACTCCGTTCATTGCTCTCCTTTTCTCTTCCCCACCATAGGTAACACCATCAAGTATTCTCTTGTAAACAATGTTGGGAAACgtaatagaaaacaaaaaaaaatctcGCCTATGCACACCCAAGATCAATATCACCGAGTTGCAGCTCCTGCTCTCTTTTTCTCCTCCCCACCCCAGGTAGAGTAGTGCCAGCACATTACCATCACACAAAGTTATCCTAACAGCTGCTAGAACTGAATATATAAAATATGCCGTAACACCCCTACGTGCCCACTCACTGCCATTATGTTTGCAAATTCTCCAAATTACAAcatgcaaaaaaaataaaaaataaagtttctagTCTCCATGCAGGTACACTATTTATTGTTTTCTCCGTCACAAAAGCCCATTACTGCCAACGATATATAATACACGAGTACTCTGTCTTTGCCTGATATTTGACATCACATATTCGAGCCTTTCGTTGGCTCCACTCCATCAAGGGCCTGCAGTGCATTGACACATGCAATTTAATGTAAGCAAGTTGAGCAGCAGGATGAAGGCCTATCATCAGCGCCGCCTACGTACTCTCCCTCGGACCTGCACACATCAAGATTTAAACTGGATAAGCTATTGTATATGACTATGCACGCATAGAGTTGAGCTGGGGTTAAGCATATCAATGTTTTCCACTATCATCAAGCATATATTACTGCAGTAGAGCAAATAAATTAATTGTCAAAATGATGACTTGCTATCACCGTATATTAATGAACAAACAAACCAATAGTTGCATCTCAGCAAGTCAGCCAATATGCAATATCAGCACATATTGTTCATCGGTTTATTCATCAGCTTTGTTTCTTTCCAAGTAATCTAACACAATCACCAAGCGCTTAAATGATTTCCGAATATTATAATTAAAAGTATGTGTGAGTTAGCCATTTCACATTTGATATTTGATTTATTATTTCCAACGGATGGAGATAACCGCATTGAATGACAACACATGCAAAGAAAAGGAGGCTATAAGGGCATCTCCCGTTCGGCCCCCCAGGACGCCTAAATAGAGCGGCCTGGGGGCGTGCCGGCGCTAGTTCGGCCCCTGGGGGCGACCTAGCGCCCAGTCACGCCCCCACGCGCCGGCCCCAGGATGCAGAAAATTTAAACTTGGAAGTTCCGGCTCACAAAAGACGCCGCAAATCCGGCGATCGGACGTAGTCTGGCGTTACAAAAAACGTCTCCAAGCTCTGGTTCGCGCCGGTGGTCGGGTCGAGGCAGACGACTTTCCATGCTTCGGCGAGGCATTCCTCCTCCTTGGACGTCCACTTGATGCGCGGTTCGCCTGACCtggccgcccgcttcttcttcttctggcgCCCCTTCGTCGGAACAGGagccggctcctcctcctcttcctcctcctcctcctcctcctcctcgggttCCTGCGCGTCCTTGCCGTAGACGTAGCCGAGCTCGGCCTCCATGTCGCCGCTGAGATCCACTACCTCGTCCTGGGTGGCGAACCCGGGAGAGGCGGCGGCCGCGGTCGATCCTGTcgcgatgatgtcgtccatgtcggcTCCCGTGTCGTCGGCGTCGCCGAGGTGCGAGAAGGGCAGAGGTCCACGGTAGAGATGGGGTGTCGGTGTGGACGCGTAGGAGGTGGGCGGCGAGTAGTTGTATGGAGGGTACTGCACGCCGACGAAGGCGTGCGCGTAGTGGGGTGACCATGAGGGAAGGTCACATTCGGGTTGAACCCACCGTGCGCGTCGCCGTCGGCGTAGCCGGGCGACGATGAACCCCATGGAGATCCGGTGCCTTGCTGTCCCCAGGGCGCGTACTGAGCGTGGCTGACG belongs to Triticum urartu cultivar G1812 chromosome 7, Tu2.1, whole genome shotgun sequence and includes:
- the LOC125523322 gene encoding pathogenesis-related protein PRB1-2-like, which translates into the protein MASSKSSLALFALAMAMAVVANVSSQNTPQDYVNLHNRARAADGVGPVVWNNNVAKFAQDYAAERRADCRLVHSGGRFGENIYWGSSQRMTAANAVNSWVSEKQNYHRGSNTCDTGKVCGHYTQVVWRRSTRIGCARVICDRNRGVFIICSYDPPGNVRGRGPFLAK